The Micromonospora krabiensis genome window below encodes:
- the tpiA gene encoding triose-phosphate isomerase, which translates to MGSATRRPLMAGNWKMNLNHLEANLLVQKLAASLTEKQLTDVETVVLPPFTDLRTVQTAVDGDKLLIGYGAQDLSPHASGAYTGDIAGPMLTKLGCTYVVVGHSERRAYHHEDDAVVNAKVQAALTHGLTPILCVGEGLDVREQGTHVAHCADQLVGALKGVSAEQVTKVVVAYEPVWAIGTGKTATPEDAQEVCGAVRQRLAETYDQGTADQVRILYGGSVKASNVASIMAQPDVDGALVGGASLDAEEFAQICRFPEHIAR; encoded by the coding sequence ATGGGAAGCGCCACCCGCCGGCCGCTGATGGCCGGCAACTGGAAGATGAACCTCAACCACCTCGAGGCGAACCTGCTGGTGCAGAAGCTGGCGGCCAGCCTCACCGAGAAGCAGCTCACCGACGTCGAGACGGTGGTGCTGCCGCCCTTCACCGACCTGCGGACCGTGCAGACCGCGGTGGACGGCGACAAGCTGCTGATCGGCTACGGCGCCCAGGACCTCTCGCCGCACGCCTCCGGCGCGTACACCGGTGACATCGCGGGCCCGATGCTCACCAAGCTCGGCTGCACGTACGTGGTGGTCGGGCACTCCGAGCGGCGGGCCTACCACCACGAGGACGACGCGGTGGTCAACGCCAAGGTGCAGGCGGCGTTGACGCACGGGCTGACGCCGATCCTCTGCGTGGGCGAGGGCCTGGACGTCCGGGAGCAGGGCACCCACGTGGCGCACTGCGCGGACCAGCTCGTCGGCGCCCTGAAGGGGGTGTCCGCGGAACAGGTCACCAAGGTCGTGGTCGCGTACGAGCCGGTCTGGGCGATCGGCACCGGCAAGACGGCGACCCCGGAGGACGCGCAGGAGGTCTGCGGCGCGGTCCGTCAGCGCCTGGCCGAGACCTACGACCAGGGCACGGCTGACCAGGTCCGGATCCTCTACGGCGGCTCGGTCAAGGCGTCGAACGTCGCCTCGATCATGGCCCAGCCGGACGTGGACGGCGCGTTGGTCGGTGGGGCGAGCCTGGACGCCGAGGAGTTCGCGCAGATCTGCCGGTTCCCGGAGCACATCGCCCGCTGA
- the rapZ gene encoding RNase adapter RapZ, producing MVVTGLSGGGRSTVARALENVGYYVVDNLPQALMLDMAELAVKAGGAARRTAMVLDVRSRAFSTDLAGAIRELKERGFSPRVVFVDADDEVLIRRFESVRRSHPLQGEGRLADGIAVERGLLEEARDQADVIIDTSHLNVNQLRRRIEELFGGEDARRLRVTVLSFGFKYGLPPDADFVLDARFLPNPYWVPELREHTGREEAVSAYVLGQEGADAFVASYADLVNATTTGFEREGKRYLTVAVGCTGGKHRSVAIAEELAGRLRQSGLAANAQHRDLGRE from the coding sequence GTGGTGGTCACCGGCCTGTCCGGCGGTGGCCGCAGCACGGTCGCCCGGGCCCTGGAGAACGTCGGCTACTACGTGGTCGACAACCTTCCGCAGGCGCTGATGCTCGACATGGCCGAGCTGGCGGTCAAGGCCGGTGGCGCGGCCCGGCGTACGGCGATGGTGCTCGACGTCCGCTCGCGGGCGTTCTCCACGGACCTGGCGGGTGCGATCCGGGAGCTGAAGGAGCGCGGCTTCTCGCCGCGGGTGGTCTTCGTCGACGCCGACGACGAGGTGCTGATCCGCCGGTTCGAGAGCGTCCGGCGCTCCCACCCGTTGCAGGGTGAGGGGCGGCTCGCCGACGGCATCGCGGTCGAGCGCGGCCTCCTGGAGGAGGCCCGCGACCAGGCCGACGTGATCATCGACACGAGCCACCTCAACGTCAACCAGCTTCGCCGGCGGATCGAGGAGCTGTTCGGAGGTGAGGACGCGCGACGCCTGCGGGTCACCGTCCTGTCGTTCGGCTTCAAGTACGGCCTGCCGCCGGACGCCGACTTCGTGCTGGACGCCCGGTTCCTGCCCAACCCGTACTGGGTGCCGGAGCTGCGCGAGCACACCGGGCGGGAGGAGGCGGTCAGCGCGTACGTGCTGGGGCAGGAGGGCGCCGACGCGTTCGTCGCCTCGTACGCCGATCTGGTCAACGCCACCACCACCGGCTTCGAGCGGGAGGGCAAGCGCTACCTGACGGTGGCGGTCGGCTGCACCGGCGGCAAGCACCGGAGCGTGGCCATCGCCGAGGAGCTCGCCGGCCGGCTGCGGCAGTCGGGGCTGGCTGCGAACGCCCAGCACCGCGACCTGGGGCGGGAATGA
- the recQ gene encoding DNA helicase RecQ: MASPTDLRTSEALQVLRRVFGYDAFRGFQQEVIDHVVGGGDALVLMPTGGGKSLCYQIPALVRPGVAVVVSPLIALMQDQVDALTAVGVRAGFLNSTLDLDARRRVEAAFLAGELDLLYLAPEALGTRSTVQLLDRGKIGLFAIDEAHCVSQWGHDFRPDYLALNMLHERWPDVPRIALTATATSATRAEIATRLDLTDARHFVASFDRPNIQYRIVAKREPRKQLLSLLRDEHPGDAGIVYCLSRASVEKTAEFLTANGIPALPYHAGLDAGTRAAHQQRFLREDGLVMVATIAFGMGIDKPDVRFVAHLDLPKSVEGYYQETGRAGRDGLPSTAWLAYGLQDVVQQRKMIETSDGDPAHRRGLARHLDAMLALCETVRCRRAQLLEYFGDSPAGDCGNCDTCLNPPETWDGTIAAQKLLSAVYRLDRERNQRFGAGHSIDILLGRTTEKVTQFGHDSLSVFGIGGELSEAEWRAVVRQLLAEGLLAVEGDYGTLALTDASADVLGRRRTVMMRREPERPASTRGGRAKAAAAAAELPAAAAPVFERLRAWRAATAKEQGVPAYVIFHDATLRQIATDAPTSLAELSRVGGVGENKLAKYGEQILGVLADAD; encoded by the coding sequence ATGGCCTCCCCCACCGACCTGCGCACCTCCGAGGCGCTCCAGGTGCTGCGCCGGGTGTTCGGCTACGACGCGTTCCGGGGCTTCCAGCAGGAGGTCATCGACCACGTCGTGGGCGGCGGCGACGCGCTGGTGCTGATGCCCACCGGGGGCGGCAAGTCGCTCTGCTACCAGATCCCGGCGCTGGTCCGGCCCGGCGTCGCGGTCGTCGTCTCGCCGCTGATCGCCCTCATGCAGGACCAGGTCGACGCGTTGACCGCGGTCGGCGTACGGGCGGGTTTCCTCAACTCGACCCTGGACCTCGACGCCCGGCGCCGGGTCGAGGCGGCCTTCCTCGCCGGCGAGCTGGACCTGCTCTACCTGGCACCGGAGGCGCTCGGCACCCGGTCCACCGTCCAGCTGCTCGACCGGGGCAAGATCGGTCTGTTCGCGATCGACGAGGCGCACTGCGTCTCCCAGTGGGGCCACGACTTCCGCCCCGACTACCTGGCGCTCAACATGCTGCACGAGCGCTGGCCCGACGTTCCCCGGATCGCGTTGACCGCCACCGCGACCAGCGCCACCCGCGCCGAGATCGCCACCCGGCTCGACCTGACCGACGCCCGGCACTTCGTGGCCAGCTTCGACCGGCCCAACATCCAGTACCGGATCGTCGCCAAGCGGGAGCCGCGCAAGCAGCTGCTGAGCCTGCTGCGCGACGAGCACCCCGGCGACGCGGGCATCGTCTACTGCCTCTCCCGCGCCTCGGTGGAGAAGACCGCCGAGTTCCTGACCGCGAACGGCATTCCCGCGCTGCCCTACCACGCCGGTCTCGACGCGGGCACCCGCGCCGCCCACCAGCAGCGGTTCCTGCGCGAGGACGGCCTCGTCATGGTGGCCACGATCGCGTTCGGCATGGGCATCGACAAACCCGACGTGCGCTTCGTCGCCCACCTCGACCTGCCCAAGTCGGTCGAGGGCTACTACCAGGAGACCGGCCGCGCCGGCCGGGACGGCCTGCCGTCCACCGCCTGGCTGGCGTACGGCCTCCAGGACGTCGTCCAGCAGCGGAAGATGATCGAGACCTCCGACGGCGACCCGGCCCACCGGCGTGGGCTGGCCCGGCACCTGGACGCGATGCTCGCGCTCTGCGAGACGGTCCGCTGCCGCCGGGCGCAGCTGCTCGAATACTTCGGCGACTCGCCCGCCGGCGACTGCGGCAACTGCGACACCTGCCTCAACCCGCCGGAGACGTGGGACGGCACTATCGCCGCGCAGAAGCTGCTCTCCGCCGTCTACCGCCTGGACCGGGAACGCAACCAGCGTTTCGGGGCCGGGCACAGCATCGACATCCTGCTCGGGCGGACGACCGAGAAGGTGACCCAGTTCGGTCACGACTCGCTCAGCGTCTTCGGCATCGGCGGCGAGCTCAGCGAGGCCGAGTGGCGGGCGGTGGTCCGGCAACTGCTCGCCGAGGGCCTGCTCGCGGTCGAGGGCGACTACGGCACGCTGGCGCTCACCGACGCGAGCGCGGACGTGCTGGGCCGGCGGCGGACGGTGATGATGCGCCGCGAACCGGAGCGGCCCGCGTCGACCCGTGGCGGCCGTGCGAAGGCGGCAGCCGCGGCCGCCGAGCTGCCCGCCGCCGCGGCCCCCGTCTTCGAGCGGCTCCGCGCCTGGCGCGCGGCCACCGCCAAGGAGCAGGGCGTCCCCGCCTACGTGATCTTCCACGACGCCACGCTGCGGCAGATCGCGACCGACGCGCCCACCTCGCTGGCCGAGCTGTCCCGGGTCGGCGGCGTCGGGGAGAACAAGCTCGCCAAGTACGGCGAGCAGATCCTCGGCGTCCTCGCCGACGCCGACTAG
- the gap gene encoding type I glyceraldehyde-3-phosphate dehydrogenase: MTIRVGINGFGRIGRNFFRAVLASGADIEVVAVNDLTDNGTLAHLVKYDSILGRLPHEVKATADEITVGGKTIKAYAEKDPAALPWGEVGADVVIESTGFFTDATKAKAHIDGGAKKVIISAPAKNEDVTVVMGVNQDQYDPAKHNIISNASCTTNCLAPMAKVLHDTFGITKGLMTTIHAYTQDQNLQDAPHKDLRRARAAALNIVPTSTGAAKAIGLVLPDLKGKLDGYALRVPIPTGSATDLTVEVGRETTVDEVNAALKAAAEGPLKGILVYNEDPIVSADIVTDPASCIFDAPLTKVIGNQVKVVGWYDNEWGYSNRLVDLVKLVGSSL; the protein is encoded by the coding sequence GTGACCATCCGGGTTGGCATCAACGGCTTCGGCCGGATCGGCCGTAACTTCTTCCGGGCAGTCCTGGCGTCCGGTGCTGACATCGAGGTTGTGGCGGTCAACGACCTGACCGACAACGGGACGCTTGCCCACCTTGTCAAGTACGACAGCATCCTGGGTCGCCTCCCGCACGAGGTCAAGGCCACCGCCGACGAGATCACCGTGGGCGGCAAGACCATCAAGGCGTACGCGGAGAAGGACCCGGCGGCGCTGCCGTGGGGCGAGGTCGGCGCGGACGTCGTCATCGAGTCGACCGGCTTCTTCACCGACGCCACCAAGGCCAAGGCCCACATCGACGGTGGCGCCAAGAAGGTCATCATCTCCGCTCCGGCGAAGAACGAGGACGTCACGGTCGTCATGGGCGTCAACCAGGACCAGTACGACCCGGCGAAGCACAACATCATCTCGAACGCCTCCTGCACCACCAACTGCCTCGCGCCGATGGCGAAGGTGCTGCACGACACGTTCGGCATCACCAAGGGTCTGATGACCACCATCCACGCGTACACGCAGGACCAGAACCTGCAGGACGCGCCGCACAAGGACCTGCGCCGGGCCCGCGCCGCCGCGCTGAACATCGTGCCGACCTCGACGGGTGCCGCGAAGGCCATCGGCCTGGTGCTGCCGGACCTGAAGGGCAAGCTCGACGGCTACGCGCTGCGGGTGCCGATCCCGACCGGCTCGGCCACCGACCTGACCGTCGAGGTCGGCCGGGAGACCACCGTGGACGAGGTCAACGCCGCGCTGAAGGCCGCCGCGGAGGGCCCGCTCAAGGGCATCCTGGTCTACAACGAGGACCCGATCGTCTCCGCCGACATCGTCACCGACCCGGCGTCCTGCATCTTCGACGCGCCGCTGACCAAGGTGATCGGCAACCAGGTCAAGGTCGTCGGCTGGTACGACAACGAGTGGGGCTACTCGAACCGCCTGGTCGACCTGGTCAAGCTGGTGGGTTCCTCGCTGTGA
- the secG gene encoding preprotein translocase subunit SecG, producing MPIWFAYTLIVLLIITSILLTMLILLHRGKGGGLSSMFGGGVSSSLAGSSVAEKNLDRYTVLVGVVWFACIVGLGLWLRLQMTA from the coding sequence CTGCCGATCTGGTTCGCATACACGCTGATCGTGTTGCTGATCATCACGAGCATCCTGCTCACCATGCTCATCCTGCTGCACCGAGGTAAGGGCGGCGGCCTGTCGAGCATGTTCGGCGGCGGAGTCAGCTCCAGCCTCGCCGGTTCGTCGGTGGCGGAGAAGAACCTGGACCGCTACACCGTTCTGGTGGGCGTCGTCTGGTTCGCCTGCATCGTCGGTCTCGGGCTGTGGCTCCGACTCCAGATGACCGCCTGA
- a CDS encoding phosphoglycerate kinase: MSIRTLDDLLAEGVSGRRVLVRADLNVPLDKQSGAITDDGRIRAVLPTLSALTGAGAQVVVCSHLGRPKGAPDPQFSLRPVADRLGELLGVTVRFATDTVGESARSTVDALADGEVALLENLRFNAGETSKDEAERGAFADQLAAFGAAYVDDAFGAVHRKHASVYDVAARLPRFAGRLVLREVEVLSTLAGEPERPYVVVLGGSKVSDKLAVIEALLPKVDRLLIGGGMCFTFLKAQGHEVGSSLLEEEMVETCRNLLERSEGKIMLPVDVVVADAFAPDSPHDVVRADGMPSKRVGLDIGPETVAGFAAALTSAPEGAGAPGGARTIFWNGPMGVFEMPAFANGTRGVAEAIAGSGAFTVVGGGDSAAAVRALGLDESSFSHISTGGGASLEYLEGKTLPGIAALEK, encoded by the coding sequence GTGAGCATCCGTACCCTCGACGACCTGCTCGCCGAGGGGGTGTCGGGTCGGCGCGTGCTGGTGCGCGCCGACCTGAACGTCCCTCTCGACAAGCAGTCCGGCGCGATCACTGACGACGGCCGGATCCGCGCGGTCCTGCCCACGCTGAGCGCCCTCACCGGCGCCGGCGCCCAGGTGGTGGTCTGCTCGCACCTGGGCCGCCCGAAGGGGGCGCCGGACCCGCAGTTCAGCCTGCGGCCGGTCGCCGACCGGCTGGGCGAGTTGCTCGGCGTCACCGTGCGCTTCGCGACCGACACCGTCGGCGAGTCGGCGCGTTCCACCGTGGACGCGCTCGCCGACGGCGAGGTCGCGCTGCTGGAGAACCTGCGCTTCAACGCGGGGGAGACCAGCAAGGACGAGGCCGAGCGGGGCGCGTTCGCCGACCAGCTCGCCGCGTTCGGTGCGGCGTACGTGGACGACGCGTTCGGCGCGGTGCACCGCAAGCACGCCAGCGTCTACGACGTCGCGGCCCGGCTGCCGCGCTTCGCGGGCCGGCTGGTGCTGCGCGAGGTGGAGGTGCTCTCCACGCTCGCCGGTGAGCCGGAGCGGCCGTACGTGGTGGTGCTCGGCGGCTCGAAGGTCTCCGACAAGCTGGCGGTGATCGAGGCCCTGCTGCCGAAGGTCGACCGGCTGCTCATCGGCGGCGGCATGTGCTTCACCTTCCTCAAGGCCCAGGGCCACGAGGTGGGCAGCTCGCTGCTGGAGGAGGAGATGGTGGAGACCTGCCGCAACCTCCTGGAGCGGTCCGAGGGCAAGATCATGCTCCCGGTCGACGTGGTGGTGGCGGACGCCTTCGCGCCCGACTCCCCGCACGACGTGGTCCGTGCCGACGGCATGCCGAGCAAGCGGGTCGGGCTCGACATCGGGCCGGAGACGGTCGCCGGGTTCGCCGCCGCGCTGACGTCCGCCCCGGAGGGGGCCGGCGCGCCGGGCGGCGCGCGGACGATCTTCTGGAACGGCCCGATGGGCGTGTTCGAGATGCCGGCGTTCGCCAACGGCACCCGGGGTGTGGCCGAGGCCATCGCCGGCTCCGGCGCGTTCACCGTCGTCGGCGGTGGCGACTCGGCCGCCGCGGTGCGGGCGCTGGGCCTGGACGAGTCCTCGTTCAGCCACATCTCGACCGGTGGCGGCGCATCGCTGGAATACCTGGAGGGCAAGACCCTCCCCGGCATCGCAGCCCTGGAGAAGTGA
- a CDS encoding gluconeogenesis factor YvcK family protein, which yields MTTTRVVAFGGGHGLSASLRALRRCAPELDLDITAVVTVGDDGGSSGRLRAERGGLPPGDLRQALVALAGDHPATRRSAGLFQHRFAESPPHRGPARRDAADRDTAGPGGARDTTAGPGPDVDRPDARGDGLAGHAVGNLVLCGLMELLGDPVAALEHAGAMLGAVGRVLPMSCQPVGIEARVRGADPDRPDEVRTVSGQHQVAVTTGRVESLRLTPDAPEACPEAVAAIGAADWLIFGPGSWYTSVLPHLLVPQLADAIVSSPARRLVTLNLAAEKETLGLSVSDHLDALRWYLPELKVDHVLADAKAVGDPEPVGRAAESLGARLVLAPVAVSDGTPRHDPAALGAALVPVLGADR from the coding sequence ATGACGACGACGAGGGTGGTGGCGTTCGGCGGCGGCCACGGCCTGTCCGCCTCGTTGCGGGCGCTGCGCCGCTGCGCCCCGGAGCTGGACCTGGACATCACCGCCGTGGTCACCGTCGGCGACGACGGTGGCTCCAGCGGCCGGCTGCGCGCCGAGCGGGGCGGCCTGCCCCCGGGTGACCTGCGGCAGGCGCTGGTCGCGCTGGCCGGCGACCACCCGGCGACCCGGCGCAGCGCCGGGCTGTTCCAGCACCGCTTCGCCGAGTCCCCGCCCCACCGGGGCCCGGCCCGACGGGACGCGGCGGACCGGGACACCGCCGGCCCGGGCGGCGCCCGGGACACCACCGCCGGTCCCGGCCCCGACGTGGACCGCCCGGACGCTCGCGGCGACGGGCTGGCCGGGCATGCCGTGGGCAACCTGGTGCTCTGCGGGCTCATGGAGCTGCTCGGCGACCCGGTGGCCGCGCTGGAGCACGCCGGGGCGATGCTCGGCGCGGTGGGCCGGGTGCTGCCGATGTCCTGCCAGCCGGTGGGGATCGAGGCGCGGGTCCGCGGGGCCGACCCGGACCGCCCGGACGAGGTGCGTACGGTCTCCGGCCAGCACCAGGTCGCGGTGACCACCGGTCGGGTGGAGTCGTTGCGGTTGACCCCGGACGCCCCGGAGGCCTGCCCGGAGGCGGTGGCGGCGATCGGCGCCGCCGACTGGCTGATCTTCGGTCCGGGCAGCTGGTACACGAGTGTGCTGCCGCACCTGCTGGTGCCCCAGCTGGCCGACGCGATCGTGTCGAGCCCGGCCCGCCGGCTGGTGACCCTGAACCTCGCCGCGGAGAAGGAGACCCTCGGCCTCTCCGTGTCCGACCACCTGGACGCCCTGCGTTGGTACCTGCCGGAGCTGAAGGTGGATCACGTCCTGGCGGACGCCAAGGCGGTGGGTGACCCCGAACCGGTCGGACGTGCGGCAGAATCGCTGGGTGCCCGGCTGGTCCTCGCCCCCGTCGCCGTCTCCGACGGCACTCCTCGCCACGATCCGGCCGCCCTGGGCGCCGCACTGGTGCCTGTCCTGGGCGCCGATCGTTAG
- the whiA gene encoding DNA-binding protein WhiA, with amino-acid sequence MAMTAAVKDELSRVDVPKPCCRRAEMAALLRFAGGLHIVSGRVVVEAELDTGAVARRLRREIAEVYGYPSEIHVLASGGLRKGSHFIVRVVKDGEALARQTGLLDVRGRPVRGLPPHVVAANVCCAVSAWRGAFMAHGSLTEPGRSSALEITCPGPESALALVGAARRIGITAKNREVRGVDRVVVKDGDAIAALLTRIGAHSSVLAWEERRVRREVRATANRLANFDDANLRRSARAAVAAAARVTRALEILAEDAPNHLTSAGQLRLEHRQASLEELGALADPPLTKDAIAGRIRRLLALADKRARDLGIPDTEAAVTPDMLVV; translated from the coding sequence ATGGCGATGACGGCTGCGGTCAAGGACGAGCTGAGTCGGGTCGACGTGCCCAAGCCCTGCTGCCGGCGGGCGGAGATGGCGGCGCTGCTGCGCTTCGCCGGCGGGCTGCACATCGTCTCCGGCCGGGTGGTCGTGGAGGCGGAGCTGGACACCGGGGCGGTGGCCCGGCGACTTCGGCGGGAGATCGCCGAGGTCTACGGCTACCCCAGCGAGATCCACGTGCTCGCGTCGGGCGGGCTGCGCAAGGGCAGCCACTTCATCGTCCGGGTGGTGAAGGACGGGGAGGCGCTGGCCCGGCAGACCGGGCTGCTCGACGTCCGGGGTCGGCCGGTGCGCGGCCTGCCGCCGCACGTGGTGGCCGCGAACGTCTGCTGCGCGGTGTCGGCGTGGCGGGGTGCCTTCATGGCTCACGGCTCGCTGACCGAGCCCGGCCGCTCCAGCGCGCTGGAGATCACCTGCCCCGGCCCGGAGTCGGCGCTGGCCCTGGTGGGTGCCGCCCGACGGATCGGCATCACCGCCAAGAACCGTGAGGTCCGCGGCGTGGACCGGGTGGTGGTGAAGGACGGCGACGCGATCGCCGCGCTGCTGACCCGCATCGGTGCGCACTCCAGCGTGCTGGCCTGGGAGGAGCGCCGGGTCCGGCGGGAGGTCCGGGCGACCGCGAACCGGCTGGCCAACTTCGACGACGCCAACCTGCGCCGCTCGGCGCGCGCCGCGGTGGCCGCCGCCGCGCGGGTGACCCGGGCGCTGGAGATCCTCGCCGAGGACGCCCCCAACCACCTCACCTCGGCCGGCCAGCTGCGGCTGGAGCACCGCCAGGCCTCGCTGGAGGAGCTGGGCGCGCTCGCCGACCCCCCGCTGACCAAGGACGCCATCGCCGGGCGGATCCGCCGGCTGCTGGCACTGGCCGACAAGCGGGCTCGTGACCTGGGCATCCCGGATACGGAAGCGGCCGTCACGCCCGACATGCTCGTGGTCTGA